In a single window of the Desulfocurvibacter africanus subsp. africanus DSM 2603 genome:
- a CDS encoding fused MFS/spermidine synthase, with protein MLELVVFICGAMVMALEMVGSRILAPHMGTSIIVWTSLIGIILGCLSLGYWLGGKLADRSPNRKALAGIILLAALSIGLTAMVNGPLLAVLRKAMPDIYVGSIVATVLLFAAPSVLLGMVSPYAVRLRISELATSGALVGRLYAISTVGSIVGTFLSGFVLVAFLGSSTTLLVIAIILALTAILAAPSFKIAGAAGAAFLATLLMLSLSARAGLDEAGLADVDTRYNRIRVTTGHDAITGRPIRAMTTNPGGTQSAMFLDDTLELALRYTKFFDMGRHFVPHARQALMLGGGAYSYPRHLLAQNPDMKLDVVELDPGMTALARRWFDLHDDPRLRIVHEDARTFLQRTEKKYDLAFVDVFNSHYAIPFHLATLEAAQSLRASLHDGGAAVINTISAIEGRPGQLLRAQLATLRQAFTQVLVFPVRSPYSGETVQNLILVALTTAGEPDLTSADPAMQAMLDQRWTRPIPEDLPPLTDEYAPVDRYALGMVLR; from the coding sequence ATGCTCGAACTGGTGGTCTTCATTTGCGGAGCCATGGTCATGGCGCTCGAAATGGTCGGCTCGCGCATCCTGGCCCCGCACATGGGCACATCCATCATTGTCTGGACAAGCCTCATCGGCATCATCCTGGGCTGCCTGAGCCTGGGTTACTGGCTTGGCGGCAAACTGGCCGACCGCTCGCCCAACCGCAAGGCCCTGGCCGGCATCATCCTGCTGGCGGCTCTGAGCATCGGCCTCACGGCCATGGTCAACGGGCCGCTGCTGGCCGTGCTGCGCAAGGCCATGCCGGACATCTACGTGGGCTCCATAGTGGCTACCGTGCTGCTCTTCGCCGCGCCCTCGGTGCTCCTGGGCATGGTCTCGCCCTATGCCGTGCGCCTGCGCATAAGCGAGCTGGCCACCTCCGGCGCGTTGGTGGGCAGACTGTACGCCATCTCCACTGTGGGCAGCATCGTGGGCACCTTCCTGTCCGGCTTCGTGCTCGTGGCCTTCCTGGGCAGCTCCACCACCTTGCTCGTCATCGCCATCATCCTGGCCCTGACGGCCATCCTGGCCGCGCCATCCTTCAAGATCGCGGGTGCGGCCGGCGCGGCTTTCCTTGCCACGCTGCTCATGCTGAGCCTGTCGGCGCGTGCCGGACTGGACGAGGCCGGACTTGCCGACGTGGACACGCGCTACAACCGCATCCGCGTAACCACGGGCCACGACGCCATAACAGGTCGGCCAATCCGGGCCATGACCACCAACCCCGGCGGCACCCAATCGGCTATGTTCCTGGACGACACGCTGGAGCTGGCCCTGCGCTATACGAAATTCTTCGACATGGGCCGCCACTTCGTGCCCCATGCTCGGCAAGCGCTCATGCTCGGCGGCGGAGCCTACTCATACCCGCGCCATCTGCTGGCTCAGAATCCTGATATGAAGCTGGATGTGGTGGAACTGGACCCGGGCATGACCGCCCTGGCCCGCCGCTGGTTCGATTTGCATGACGATCCGCGCCTGCGCATCGTGCACGAGGACGCGCGCACGTTCCTGCAGCGAACGGAAAAAAAGTACGATCTGGCCTTCGTGGATGTATTCAACTCGCACTATGCCATTCCCTTCCATCTGGCCACGCTGGAGGCCGCCCAAAGCCTGCGCGCCAGCCTGCACGACGGCGGCGCGGCGGTCATAAACACCATCTCGGCCATCGAAGGCCGGCCCGGCCAGCTCCTGCGCGCGCAACTGGCCACCCTGCGCCAGGCCTTCACGCAGGTGCTCGTATTCCCGGTGCGCTCGCCATACAGCGGCGAGACCGTGCAGAACCTGATCCTGGTCGCCCTGACCACCGCCGGAGAGCCAGATCTGACCAGCGCGGACCCCGCCATGCAGGCCATGCTCGACCAGCGCTGGACGCGACCCATCCCAGAGGATCTGCCGCCCTTGACCGACGAGTACGCACCCGTGGACAGATATGCCCTGGGCATGGTCCTGCGCTGA
- a CDS encoding transporter: protein MTTHPLLAIRILAMILAVAAIALPSSATAHDHDKIDDNIPLRVEDAYATPYRNREFQGVYRYTRTDGGDNEFLLEPILEVGVWRNAEVELSAPFLLGNSDGRGSGDINLSGLYNFNQEGLWIPALGLKGRLTFPSGEDSEGVDTELKFLATKTLGHSLFYNQLHVNASWMHNDAPLSDERRDHWAAVLGWSARLTPDLVFVADVWREETKVKNEEQNVAEIGLRYQLRPNLTVAIGGGPGFGDESPEFLTTTGIQFSF, encoded by the coding sequence ATGACGACGCATCCGCTACTTGCCATCAGGATCTTGGCCATGATCCTCGCGGTGGCCGCCATCGCGCTGCCGTCCTCGGCCACGGCCCACGATCATGACAAGATCGACGACAACATTCCGCTACGCGTGGAGGACGCCTACGCCACGCCCTACCGCAATCGAGAATTCCAGGGCGTGTACCGCTACACACGCACGGACGGGGGCGATAATGAATTCCTCCTGGAGCCCATCCTGGAAGTCGGCGTATGGCGCAACGCCGAGGTCGAGCTGTCCGCGCCATTCCTGCTCGGCAATTCCGACGGCCGAGGCAGCGGCGACATCAATCTTTCAGGTTTGTACAACTTCAACCAGGAAGGCCTGTGGATTCCGGCCCTTGGCCTCAAGGGGCGGCTGACCTTTCCTTCGGGCGAGGACAGCGAGGGCGTGGATACGGAACTTAAGTTCCTGGCCACCAAGACCCTGGGCCACTCGCTGTTTTACAACCAGCTGCACGTCAACGCATCCTGGATGCACAACGACGCCCCCCTGAGCGACGAGCGCCGGGACCACTGGGCCGCGGTGCTGGGCTGGAGCGCGCGTTTGACCCCGGATCTCGTCTTCGTGGCCGACGTCTGGCGTGAGGAGACCAAGGTCAAGAATGAGGAGCAAAACGTGGCCGAAATCGGCCTGCGCTATCAATTGCGGCCCAATCTCACCGTGGCCATCGGTGGAGGACCGGGCTTCGGCGACGAGTCGCCCGAATTCCTGACCACCACGGGCATTCAGTTCAGCTTCTGA
- a CDS encoding hemerythrin domain-containing protein — translation MDAVTLLKREDAKLLKILRKLEDTTSSDPAERELLVNQARIQIRAGQQAEEDILLPELRFYGRPEAAERTAQDGREILDTLDELLTQPPHRSEYQFIIERLHGQVLQHLEWKEHEMLPWLGRIITPEEAETLGERLERTMFDLRRRMAREV, via the coding sequence ATGGACGCCGTCACGCTGCTCAAGCGCGAAGACGCCAAGCTGCTCAAGATACTGCGCAAGCTTGAGGACACCACATCAAGCGATCCCGCCGAACGTGAACTCCTGGTCAACCAAGCGCGCATCCAGATCCGCGCCGGCCAGCAAGCCGAGGAAGACATCCTGCTTCCGGAGCTGCGTTTTTACGGACGGCCCGAAGCCGCCGAGCGTACGGCGCAGGACGGCCGCGAGATACTGGACACGCTCGATGAGTTGCTCACTCAGCCGCCGCACAGGAGCGAATACCAGTTCATCATCGAGCGCCTGCACGGCCAGGTACTCCAACACCTTGAATGGAAGGAGCACGAGATGCTGCCCTGGCTCGGGCGGATCATAACGCCCGAGGAAGCCGAGACCCTGGGCGAGCGCCTGGAACGGACCATGTTCGATCTGCGCCGGCGCATGGCCCGCGAGGTGTAA
- a CDS encoding sigma-54-dependent transcriptional regulator encodes MTTAQGDEIQDERSVLVVDDEPGHRLMVRAVLEDNGWRVAEAADGGSALRILRSGPAPDVVLLDMRLPDMDGLAILRSLRELRPGLPVVMLTAFGSVGSAVEAMKKGAYDYLTKPADNDELEAVLDKAWQYGQLLRENERLRGEIQSGPEIIGQGPAMRRLEELIEQVAPSEATVLILGESGTGKELVAERLHALSGRKNGPLVKVNCAALPADLLESELFGYVRGAFTGAVKDKPGRFQLAQGGTLFLDEIGELPLQLQPKLLRAIQERVVEPLGSVRSVETDVRIIAATNRDLRQEVREGRFREDLFFRLNVLELRIPPLRERLEDLPILTSYLLRKLGRKNRKEVRTVSPDFLEALSGHDWPGNVRELENVLERALILARADVLTPDLLPAHVREASLDREVLVERETRALQDSPEHSPVLAGPFDSSLDEAERQALVQALEAHDGHRERTADALGISRRTLQYKLKKHGLIRR; translated from the coding sequence ATGACGACTGCGCAAGGCGACGAGATCCAGGATGAACGAAGCGTCCTCGTGGTGGACGACGAACCGGGCCACAGGCTCATGGTCCGGGCCGTGCTGGAAGACAACGGCTGGCGCGTAGCCGAGGCGGCCGACGGCGGCTCGGCCCTGCGCATCCTGCGCTCCGGGCCCGCTCCCGATGTGGTGCTCCTGGACATGCGCCTGCCGGACATGGACGGACTGGCCATCCTGCGCTCTCTGCGCGAACTGAGGCCGGGCCTGCCCGTGGTGATGCTCACCGCCTTCGGCAGCGTGGGCTCGGCCGTGGAAGCCATGAAGAAAGGCGCTTACGACTACCTGACCAAACCTGCAGACAACGACGAGCTGGAAGCCGTGCTGGACAAGGCCTGGCAGTACGGCCAGCTGTTGCGCGAGAACGAGCGGCTGCGCGGGGAGATCCAGAGCGGGCCGGAGATCATCGGCCAAGGCCCGGCCATGCGCCGGCTGGAAGAGCTTATCGAGCAGGTGGCACCCAGCGAGGCCACGGTGCTCATCCTGGGTGAGTCGGGCACGGGCAAGGAACTCGTGGCCGAGCGGCTGCACGCCTTGAGCGGCCGCAAGAACGGCCCGCTGGTCAAGGTCAACTGCGCGGCCCTGCCCGCGGATTTACTGGAAAGCGAGCTGTTCGGCTACGTACGCGGCGCGTTCACCGGCGCGGTCAAGGACAAGCCGGGGCGCTTTCAACTAGCTCAAGGCGGCACGCTCTTCCTGGACGAAATCGGGGAGCTGCCCCTGCAGTTGCAGCCCAAGCTCCTGCGCGCCATCCAGGAACGCGTGGTGGAGCCCCTGGGCTCGGTGCGTTCCGTGGAGACGGATGTGCGCATCATCGCGGCCACCAATCGCGACCTGCGGCAGGAGGTGCGCGAGGGCCGCTTTCGCGAGGATCTCTTCTTTCGGCTCAATGTCCTGGAGCTGCGCATCCCCCCCCTGCGCGAGCGGCTGGAGGATCTGCCCATACTGACCAGCTATCTTTTGCGCAAGCTGGGCCGCAAGAACCGCAAGGAAGTGCGCACGGTCTCGCCCGATTTCCTGGAAGCGCTCTCCGGCCATGATTGGCCGGGCAACGTGCGCGAATTGGAGAATGTGCTGGAGCGAGCGCTCATCCTGGCCCGTGCCGACGTGCTCACGCCCGACCTGCTGCCGGCCCATGTGCGCGAGGCCAGCCTTGACCGCGAGGTCCTCGTGGAGCGCGAAACGCGTGCGCTCCAGGATTCGCCGGAACACTCTCCGGTACTCGCCGGACCGTTCGATTCATCCTTGGACGAAGCCGAGCGCCAAGCCCTGGTCCAGGCGCTGGAGGCGCATGACGGTCACCGCGAGCGCACCGCCGACGCCCTGGGCATCAGCCGGCGCACCCTGCAATACAAGCTCAAAAAGCACGGCCTGATCCGCCGCTAA
- the traF gene encoding conjugal transfer protein TraF, translating to MHRISSRALRLAVGAALSGVLALPSTALALDTFFVGPRAMGMAGANVASVTDTTAQYYNPAAFGFFGMVGSEMDKKGKTVEKRLTSDNNNVGRKDWGWDVVSAGGGIRAHNDLGDIINDLAGVDLDEIENGVQTKDELDDLILLANKLELLENPGNGLTASVNGGTALRAGSFCLGVRGYGQGAVHVLGDIDTTNLGIEATDMTDLSGQIVSAANSAGYSTDPGQVSLLTADQVTILTNAGFTPAAIAAIDSAAQEQGITQQDIAPLVSTMEDVAQATSSSSGSLDDNQTTVLVSGFGLAEVPLSFGYAFNEYISVGGNIKAMMGRVYATEVRVFDSETEEIFSEAEESYEESMNFGVDLGVMGRVRWFQAGIVGRNLNSPKFKGPEITRRDGTVVQFEDVTVKPQFAAGLALIPFETFTIEADIDLNKNETALEGYETQFVRVGAEWDILRFLALRGGFYTNLAEDDIGIVYTAGLGLNLWAVRLDVGGAFSAKTMEYDGNDIPKEMQLVAGLSIDF from the coding sequence ATGCATCGCATCAGTTCTCGTGCATTGCGGTTGGCCGTCGGCGCGGCACTTTCGGGCGTGCTTGCGTTGCCCAGCACGGCCCTGGCTTTGGACACCTTTTTCGTAGGCCCGCGCGCCATGGGCATGGCCGGAGCCAATGTGGCCTCGGTGACGGATACCACGGCCCAGTATTACAACCCCGCGGCATTTGGCTTCTTCGGCATGGTCGGCAGCGAGATGGACAAGAAGGGGAAGACCGTGGAAAAGCGGCTGACCTCCGACAACAACAACGTCGGCCGCAAGGACTGGGGCTGGGATGTCGTCTCTGCCGGCGGCGGCATACGCGCGCATAACGACCTTGGCGACATCATCAACGACCTCGCGGGCGTCGACCTTGATGAAATCGAGAACGGCGTGCAGACCAAGGACGAACTGGACGATCTCATTCTTCTGGCTAACAAGCTGGAACTCCTCGAGAACCCTGGCAACGGCCTGACCGCCAGCGTAAACGGTGGCACGGCCCTGCGCGCCGGCAGCTTTTGTCTTGGCGTGCGCGGTTACGGCCAGGGTGCCGTGCATGTGCTTGGCGATATCGACACGACGAACCTGGGCATCGAAGCCACCGATATGACCGACCTGAGTGGCCAGATCGTGTCCGCAGCGAACTCCGCGGGCTACAGCACTGACCCTGGGCAGGTCAGCTTGCTTACGGCGGATCAGGTCACCATTCTGACAAACGCAGGCTTCACTCCCGCAGCCATTGCGGCCATCGACAGTGCGGCGCAGGAGCAGGGCATCACGCAACAAGACATCGCTCCCCTGGTCTCCACCATGGAGGACGTTGCCCAGGCCACCAGTTCTTCAAGCGGAAGCCTTGATGACAACCAGACCACGGTGCTCGTGTCGGGCTTCGGCCTGGCCGAGGTCCCTCTATCCTTCGGCTACGCCTTCAACGAATACATCTCCGTGGGCGGCAACATCAAGGCCATGATGGGCCGCGTATACGCCACCGAGGTGCGTGTTTTCGATTCGGAGACCGAGGAGATCTTCTCGGAGGCGGAGGAGAGCTACGAGGAGTCCATGAACTTCGGCGTGGATCTGGGCGTCATGGGCCGCGTGCGCTGGTTCCAGGCCGGCATCGTGGGCCGCAATCTCAACTCGCCCAAGTTCAAGGGCCCGGAGATCACCCGCAGGGACGGCACGGTGGTCCAGTTCGAGGACGTGACCGTCAAACCCCAATTCGCGGCTGGTTTGGCTTTAATTCCCTTCGAGACGTTCACCATAGAGGCCGACATCGACCTGAACAAGAACGAGACCGCTCTGGAAGGCTATGAGACGCAGTTCGTGCGCGTGGGCGCCGAATGGGACATCCTCCGTTTCCTGGCCCTGCGCGGTGGATTCTACACCAACCTGGCCGAGGACGACATCGGCATAGTCTACACCGCGGGCCTTGGCCTCAATCTCTGGGCCGTACGCCTGGACGTGGGCGGCGCTTTCTCTGCTAAGACGATGGAATATGACGGCAATGACATCCCTAAGGAGATGCAGCTCGTGGCCGGCCTGAGCATCGACTTCTAA
- a CDS encoding VWA domain-containing protein, with translation MRAIIRPPLFMRRLARFGLRPIRLAVLAATLLAAVALTGCPDTTSHAQAIYMLLDTSGTYQQELDKAQAIVHWLLARLQPGDSLAVGRIDTASFSEKDLLAKVTFDSRPSTVNDQKRAFLSALRAAVVNLNGSPYTDITGGILQAAEFIDETGAGRKTILVFSDMQEELKPGYERDFPMDLAGIRVVALNVTKLRNDQIDPRKYQQRLEEWRARVEQGGGSFLVVNDLERLERIFGE, from the coding sequence ATGCGCGCAATCATCCGCCCCCCCTTGTTCATGCGCCGCCTCGCCCGATTTGGCCTGAGGCCGATCCGACTTGCGGTATTGGCTGCAACGCTGTTGGCCGCCGTGGCTTTAACCGGCTGCCCTGACACCACCAGCCATGCCCAGGCTATCTACATGCTCCTGGACACCTCCGGCACTTATCAACAAGAGTTGGACAAGGCCCAGGCAATCGTCCACTGGCTGTTGGCCAGGCTGCAGCCGGGCGACTCGCTGGCCGTGGGTCGCATCGACACGGCCAGCTTCAGCGAAAAGGACCTGTTGGCCAAGGTGACCTTTGATAGCAGGCCCTCCACCGTCAACGACCAGAAGCGGGCTTTTCTGAGCGCCTTGCGCGCCGCCGTGGTCAACCTGAACGGGAGCCCGTACACGGACATCACCGGCGGAATACTTCAGGCCGCCGAGTTCATCGACGAAACCGGCGCGGGGCGCAAGACCATCCTCGTTTTCTCCGACATGCAGGAGGAGCTTAAGCCAGGCTATGAGCGCGACTTTCCTATGGATCTGGCTGGCATCCGCGTGGTGGCCCTCAATGTGACCAAGCTGCGCAACGATCAGATCGACCCGCGCAAGTACCAGCAGAGGCTGGAAGAGTGGCGTGCCCGTGTAGAGCAAGGCGGCGGCTCGTTCCTGGTAGTCAACGACCTGGAGAGATTGGAGCGCATCTTTGGAGAGTAG
- a CDS encoding response regulator, producing MRKLLSLSMSLDAGILRVVLLYFLLAGAWIFVSDSILSHLYADHPPQGLQTVKGLLFVVITTLVLYRLVCGYRRSIEEQVRVYQGLFGSNLNPMLLVDPGTLAIVEANASARDFYGRNDIAGSKLLDLTVPKNGQPPSELALSHAKSAQRIISRHMAREGAPRDVEIIASPIRLCRKDLLHVIVTDLTDYLEKEVRYRKLHTFLWSFLDNIPCPLHITDLDGRLSLVNPDWESLMGQRYVDVVGRHVSEIFGEEKARSFLEYMRQVAESGKPLRIEDKLYLGGVLRCFDTILFPVLNESGLVEGVGGFSLDITERKKAEQELVQARQKAEVADRAKSQFLANMSHELRTPLNGIVGMIELLLISRSEPEERNFLELARASAHDLLGLVNDLLELSTLERKRFEPISRPFGLAEAVDSVARFFSVRARLKGLDFSASVDPALSGQFLGDELRLKQVLINLLDNAVKFTESGSVRLEVRLAEKDRQDGAALPVTFLVSDTGIGIPNDKLAEVFEGFNLGENYLTKRYGGAGLGLAIAKHIVSKLGGRIEAESSVGRGSLFHFTISLPRAIQPATKKSTKPLGLAMPERTTVLHAEDEATNRLMVRHLLEREGLRVLEACDGQEALDLLAREHVDLVLMDIQMPLMDGLEALNRIRSGQAGNTPRDLPVVAVTAYALEGDRSNIMDAGMTGFLPKPFGREELLRSVREALKGRALGQS from the coding sequence ATGCGCAAACTGCTGTCTCTTTCCATGTCCCTTGATGCGGGCATCCTGCGAGTCGTCCTGCTCTACTTTCTGCTGGCTGGAGCCTGGATTTTCGTTTCCGACAGCATACTCTCTCATTTATACGCGGACCATCCACCCCAGGGACTGCAAACGGTCAAGGGCCTGCTGTTCGTGGTCATCACCACTCTGGTGCTCTACAGGCTGGTATGCGGTTATAGGCGATCCATCGAGGAACAAGTCCGTGTTTACCAGGGCCTGTTTGGCAGCAATCTGAACCCAATGCTGCTGGTGGACCCGGGGACCTTGGCCATCGTGGAGGCCAATGCCAGCGCCCGAGACTTCTACGGCCGAAACGATATAGCCGGCAGCAAGCTCCTGGACCTGACCGTACCCAAAAATGGCCAGCCCCCATCCGAATTGGCCCTGTCCCATGCAAAGTCCGCACAGCGCATTATCTCGCGGCACATGGCCCGCGAGGGCGCTCCGCGCGACGTGGAAATCATCGCCAGCCCCATCCGCCTGTGCCGCAAGGATCTGCTGCACGTTATCGTGACGGACCTGACCGACTACCTGGAGAAGGAAGTCCGCTACCGCAAGCTGCACACCTTCCTGTGGAGCTTCCTGGATAACATTCCGTGCCCGTTGCACATCACCGACCTTGACGGCCGCCTAAGCCTGGTCAATCCAGATTGGGAATCGCTGATGGGCCAGCGCTATGTGGATGTGGTGGGCCGTCACGTGAGCGAGATTTTCGGTGAGGAGAAAGCTCGGTCTTTCCTCGAGTACATGCGGCAGGTTGCTGAATCTGGCAAGCCGCTGCGCATTGAAGACAAGCTTTATCTGGGCGGCGTCCTGCGCTGCTTCGACACCATCCTGTTTCCGGTTCTCAACGAGTCAGGTCTGGTGGAGGGTGTGGGCGGCTTCTCGCTGGACATCACCGAGCGCAAGAAAGCCGAACAAGAGCTTGTACAGGCCCGCCAGAAAGCCGAAGTTGCCGACAGGGCCAAGTCCCAGTTCCTGGCCAACATGAGCCACGAACTGCGCACGCCCCTGAACGGCATCGTGGGCATGATCGAGCTGCTGCTCATATCCCGCTCGGAACCGGAGGAGCGCAATTTTCTGGAGCTGGCTCGCGCCTCGGCCCATGATCTGCTAGGGCTCGTGAACGACCTGCTGGAGCTGTCCACCCTTGAGCGTAAGCGCTTCGAACCCATCAGTCGACCCTTCGGCCTGGCCGAAGCAGTGGATTCGGTCGCGCGCTTCTTCTCCGTGCGCGCGCGGCTCAAGGGCTTGGATTTCTCGGCCAGCGTGGACCCGGCCCTATCCGGCCAATTCCTGGGAGACGAATTGCGCCTCAAGCAAGTGCTCATCAACCTCCTGGACAACGCGGTCAAGTTCACGGAGTCGGGCTCGGTACGGTTGGAGGTGCGCCTGGCCGAGAAGGATAGACAGGACGGTGCGGCCTTGCCCGTCACATTCCTTGTTTCCGACACGGGCATCGGCATCCCCAATGACAAGCTGGCTGAGGTTTTCGAGGGCTTCAACCTGGGCGAGAACTATCTGACCAAGCGCTACGGAGGCGCAGGCTTGGGATTGGCCATAGCCAAGCACATCGTGAGCAAGCTGGGCGGGCGCATCGAGGCCGAGAGCTCCGTCGGCCGTGGCAGCCTGTTCCACTTCACGATCAGCTTGCCCCGCGCGATACAACCCGCAACCAAGAAGTCGACCAAACCACTGGGGTTGGCCATGCCCGAGAGGACCACGGTGCTGCATGCCGAGGACGAGGCCACCAACCGGCTCATGGTGCGCCATCTCCTGGAGCGCGAGGGTTTGCGCGTGCTGGAGGCCTGCGACGGCCAGGAAGCCTTGGATTTGCTGGCCAGAGAACATGTGGATCTGGTGCTCATGGACATCCAGATGCCGCTCATGGATGGACTGGAGGCCCTGAACCGCATTCGTTCCGGTCAGGCAGGAAACACCCCACGCGACCTGCCTGTGGTGGCGGTCACGGCCTATGCTCTGGAAGGAGACCGCAGCAACATCATGGATGCCGGCATGACCGGTTTCCTGCCCAAGCCCTTTGGCCGCGAAGAGTTGCTGCGCTCCGTGCGCGAGGCTTTAAAGGGCCGCGCCCTGGGCCAAAGTTAG
- a CDS encoding two-component system sensor histidine kinase NtrB, which translates to MEISVTQSRRLPLLVAIAATGIVAASLILATWNSVRQQRELVMRHMLLSAQVVLRSTQAHLQGSLRRMGPDSMRRRGFHGSMDEPLPSLTADLLTELTQDSDVRFLGLLDTSGDIIISSSPEAGRAFALSAEGLRGLRETGLWYSLQVQNGERVLYLAQRARPAVARFCQGMQDHDLPESRGFERSPDGQPMTGGRRPSVLYLVMGLGVEEYLGLYNEFQRTAIYQTGFILAAAAGFLAFFTYYLRRREQSRAYQALQRFHARLLDDMPDGLLSLDGQGVVRAANPAAHAILERAPGTLVGSTLDWLPLGQAINEENGGEAWAETELGSKRLEVLRRSVGEADDGPGSSLVLVRDRTRLKALERSLAEAEKLAAVGRLAAGVAHEIRNPLSALRGFAQFFLKKLQGVQPDEEYARTMVREADRLNKVITDMLFLARPQSLTPQDVDTTALFEDLRRLLEGEAAKAGAELRFEARTPSVHADSDGLKQVLLNLIMNSLAALPATGGQVTVTAEPAGNDILLSVADNGRGFSPDAREHALEPFFTTRAQGTGLGLAIAHKLVQDHGGHLEIESEEGRGAVVRVFLPPA; encoded by the coding sequence ATGGAGATCAGCGTCACCCAGAGCCGGAGACTGCCCCTGCTGGTGGCCATCGCAGCCACGGGCATCGTGGCCGCGAGTCTCATTCTGGCCACCTGGAACAGCGTGCGCCAGCAGCGAGAGCTGGTCATGCGGCACATGCTCCTCTCGGCCCAGGTAGTGTTGCGCTCCACGCAGGCCCATCTGCAAGGCTCCCTGCGCCGCATGGGGCCAGATTCCATGCGACGACGCGGCTTTCACGGATCCATGGACGAACCGCTTCCTTCCCTTACCGCTGATCTACTGACTGAATTGACCCAAGACAGCGATGTACGCTTTCTTGGCCTGCTCGATACAAGCGGCGACATTATCATCTCATCCTCACCTGAAGCCGGCAGGGCCTTTGCATTATCGGCCGAAGGATTGCGCGGGCTGCGCGAGACGGGTCTCTGGTACTCGTTGCAGGTGCAGAACGGCGAGCGCGTGCTGTATCTGGCACAACGTGCCAGACCAGCCGTGGCCCGTTTCTGCCAAGGCATGCAGGATCACGACCTGCCCGAGTCCCGAGGCTTTGAGCGTTCTCCTGACGGACAGCCCATGACCGGCGGGCGACGGCCTTCCGTGCTGTACCTGGTCATGGGCCTGGGCGTGGAGGAATACCTGGGCTTATACAACGAGTTCCAGCGCACGGCCATATACCAGACCGGTTTCATACTGGCCGCGGCTGCCGGATTCCTGGCCTTCTTCACCTATTATCTTCGCCGACGCGAGCAGTCTCGGGCTTATCAGGCCCTGCAGCGTTTCCACGCCCGCCTGCTGGACGACATGCCCGACGGCTTGTTGAGCCTCGACGGCCAGGGCGTCGTGCGCGCGGCCAACCCGGCGGCTCACGCCATTCTGGAGCGCGCGCCAGGCACGCTCGTGGGTTCAACTCTTGACTGGCTGCCCTTGGGGCAAGCGATCAATGAGGAAAACGGTGGCGAAGCCTGGGCCGAAACCGAACTGGGAAGCAAGCGCTTGGAAGTACTACGGCGGTCAGTGGGCGAAGCGGACGATGGCCCAGGTTCCAGCCTGGTGCTCGTGCGCGACCGCACGCGGCTCAAGGCCCTGGAACGCAGCCTGGCCGAGGCCGAGAAGCTGGCCGCCGTGGGTCGGCTGGCCGCCGGCGTGGCCCATGAGATACGCAATCCGCTCTCGGCCCTGCGCGGTTTCGCGCAATTCTTCCTCAAAAAACTGCAGGGCGTTCAGCCAGACGAGGAATACGCCCGGACCATGGTCCGAGAGGCCGACCGGCTGAACAAAGTCATTACCGACATGCTTTTCCTGGCCAGGCCCCAGAGCTTGACTCCCCAGGATGTGGATACGACGGCCCTGTTCGAGGATCTGCGACGACTGCTGGAGGGCGAGGCCGCGAAAGCCGGGGCCGAACTGCGTTTCGAAGCCCGCACGCCGAGCGTGCACGCCGATTCCGACGGCCTCAAGCAGGTTCTGCTCAACCTTATCATGAACAGCCTGGCCGCACTGCCCGCAACCGGAGGCCAGGTAACCGTAACTGCGGAGCCCGCCGGGAACGACATACTTCTATCCGTGGCCGACAACGGCCGCGGCTTCAGTCCCGATGCCCGTGAGCATGCCCTGGAGCCGTTCTTCACAACCCGCGCCCAAGGCACGGGCTTGGGATTGGCCATTGCCCACAAGCTCGTGCAGGATCACGGCGGCCATCTGGAGATCGAAAGCGAGGAAGGTCGAGGCGCTGTTGTGCGCGTCTTTCTGCCTCCGGCCTAA